A window of the Candidatus Polarisedimenticolia bacterium genome harbors these coding sequences:
- the ccsA gene encoding cytochrome c biogenesis protein CcsA yields MEGPLRRLEAVLFPATTILMVVCLYRVFLVVPNEVTMGVVQRIFYFHVPSAWVSFLAFFVVFLGSILFLWTRKAFWDVLAHAAAELGVVFCGIVLLTGPIWARPVWGTWWTWEARLTTTLVLELVYVAYLLLRGQAQNRAQEARLAAVLGIVGFLDVPIIYFSVKLWRGHHPIVFKTGGGQGLAPVMLVTFMLCMLTFTLLFVLLLIQRLRLGMLRDELAGLREREQLLEG; encoded by the coding sequence ATGGAAGGTCCGCTCCGCAGACTGGAAGCCGTGCTGTTTCCGGCCACGACGATTCTGATGGTCGTCTGCCTGTACCGCGTGTTCCTGGTCGTCCCCAACGAGGTCACGATGGGCGTGGTCCAGCGGATCTTCTACTTCCACGTCCCCTCGGCCTGGGTCTCCTTCCTCGCCTTCTTCGTGGTCTTCCTCGGGAGCATCCTCTTCCTGTGGACTCGCAAGGCCTTCTGGGACGTGCTGGCGCATGCCGCCGCCGAGCTGGGCGTCGTCTTTTGCGGCATCGTCCTCCTGACCGGGCCGATCTGGGCGCGCCCGGTGTGGGGAACCTGGTGGACGTGGGAGGCCCGCCTGACCACGACTCTCGTCCTGGAGCTGGTCTACGTCGCCTATCTGCTGCTTCGGGGCCAGGCTCAGAACCGCGCCCAGGAAGCCCGGCTCGCGGCCGTTCTGGGAATCGTCGGGTTCCTGGACGTGCCGATCATCTATTTTTCCGTCAAGCTCTGGCGGGGCCATCACCCCATCGTCTTCAAGACGGGCGGCGGGCAGGGGCTCGCGCCGGTCATGCTGGTCACTTTCATGCTCTGCATGCTGACGTTCACGCTGCTTTTCGTGCTGCTGCTGATTCAGCGCCTCCGTCTGGGAATGCTGCGCGACGAGCTGGCCGGACTTCGAGAGCGCGAACAACTGCTGGAGGGTTGA
- a CDS encoding LOG family protein: MDARKPRAVAVFGSSEPREGDPLYEEARRVGGLLAQAGLVVVNGGYGGVMEAASRGARESGGRAVGVTTQAFTRGRGNAYLDEEIRETDLFTRTRRLIDLGDAYIILPGKSGTLAELTFLWALNRGGLLPPTRVVLLGECWKEIFRTLEDRRMIEAEQIRITRLARTPEEAVEMVASFLR, encoded by the coding sequence ATGGATGCCCGGAAGCCGCGCGCCGTGGCGGTTTTCGGAAGCAGCGAGCCGCGGGAAGGCGATCCGCTCTACGAAGAGGCCCGGCGCGTCGGGGGCCTCCTGGCCCAGGCCGGGCTCGTCGTCGTCAACGGCGGATACGGCGGCGTGATGGAGGCGGCCAGCCGCGGGGCGCGGGAGTCCGGCGGCCGCGCCGTGGGAGTGACAACCCAGGCTTTCACCCGAGGCCGCGGGAACGCCTACCTGGACGAGGAGATTCGCGAGACCGATCTCTTCACCCGGACCCGTCGTTTGATCGACCTCGGCGACGCCTATATAATCCTTCCCGGCAAATCGGGAACCCTGGCGGAGCTGACTTTTCTCTGGGCCCTGAACCGCGGCGGCCTCCTCCCCCCGACCCGGGTCGTCCTCCTCGGCGAATGCTGGAAGGAGATCTTCCGAACCCTCGAGGATCGACGGATGATCGAAGCGGAACAGATCCGCATCACGCGGCTCGCTCGGACGCCCGAGGAGGCCGTGGAGATGGTGGCCTCCTTCCTCCGATGA
- a CDS encoding CcmD family protein, with amino-acid sequence MKNLGYLFWAYTLIWIVLSAYLVSLSVRLSALSAQIRRLKSRLPGAE; translated from the coding sequence ATGAAGAACCTCGGCTATCTCTTCTGGGCCTACACGCTGATCTGGATCGTGTTGAGCGCCTACCTCGTGAGCCTTTCGGTCCGGCTGAGCGCCCTCTCCGCCCAGATCCGGCGGCTGAAATCGCGTCTGCCCGGCGCTGAGTGA
- the lepB gene encoding signal peptidase I, giving the protein MTESPQEALPASPPKGILRDYFETIVTCVIFVIFARTFVFQQSKIPTGSMIPTLLIGDYIMVNKHVYAPTSFAWEKKILPIREVRRGDIIVFKYPEEPEKDYIKRIVGLPGDVLEVRHRDLYLNGILQREPYVQHIYPPGTNLDADDYPPTKIPPERYFAMGDNRDNSRDSRAWGFVPRDYIKGRAFVVFWSYEEDRDAWLRTGIGDRVAGIWSKITHLITRTRWGRSFKLIR; this is encoded by the coding sequence ATGACGGAATCCCCACAGGAAGCGCTCCCGGCTTCCCCGCCCAAGGGGATCCTCCGGGATTATTTCGAGACGATCGTCACCTGCGTCATCTTCGTGATCTTCGCCCGGACTTTCGTCTTTCAACAGTCCAAGATCCCCACCGGCTCCATGATTCCGACGCTGCTCATCGGCGACTACATCATGGTGAACAAGCACGTCTACGCGCCGACGTCGTTCGCGTGGGAAAAGAAGATCCTTCCCATCCGGGAAGTACGGCGCGGCGACATCATCGTCTTCAAGTACCCCGAAGAGCCGGAAAAGGACTACATCAAGCGCATCGTCGGATTGCCGGGGGACGTACTCGAAGTGCGTCATCGCGATCTCTACCTGAACGGCATCCTCCAAAGGGAGCCCTACGTCCAGCACATCTATCCCCCGGGGACGAACCTCGACGCCGACGACTATCCGCCGACGAAGATTCCGCCGGAGCGCTACTTCGCCATGGGCGACAACCGCGACAACAGCCGCGACAGCCGGGCCTGGGGTTTCGTCCCGCGCGATTACATCAAGGGCCGCGCCTTCGTGGTCTTCTGGTCGTACGAGGAGGATCGGGACGCCTGGCTGCGCACCGGAATCGGGGACAGGGTCGCCGGCATCTGGTCGAAGATCACGCACCTGATCACCCGCACCCGCTGGGGCCGCTCGTTCAAATTGATCCGCTGA